One window of Actinomycetota bacterium genomic DNA carries:
- a CDS encoding DUF742 domain-containing protein, giving the protein MVSTTSLGERSPKLTVEQRAIAALCRDILSIAEISARLDLPLGVTRVLVGDMADGGLVMVHRPTQTGDRPDLALLERVLYGLRAI; this is encoded by the coding sequence CTGGTCTCCACCACCTCCCTCGGCGAGCGCTCCCCGAAGCTGACCGTTGAGCAGCGGGCCATCGCCGCCCTGTGCCGCGACATCCTCTCCATCGCCGAGATCTCGGCCCGCCTCGACCTGCCCCTGGGGGTGACCCGGGTGCTGGTCGGCGACATGGCCGACGGCGGCCTGGTCATGGTCCACCGCCCGACCCAGACCGGCGACCGCCCCGACCTGGCCCTCCTGGAACGGGTGCTCTACGGCCTGCGGGCCATCTGA